Proteins from one Psilocybe cubensis strain MGC-MH-2018 chromosome 11, whole genome shotgun sequence genomic window:
- a CDS encoding Carboxylic acid transporter protein-like protein (Carboxylic acid transporter protein homolog), which produces MLSDRYGRKWPLVFNLILVSVLELGAGFTQTFHQFLAVRSLFGIGMGGVWGLATATALENLPVEARGIASGILQEGYAIGYLIAAVINLWLVPEVSAGWRSLFWTASGISLFAAFVRVLLPESEVFLRAKNSDGNKEKTAAAKTKIFIRETNTMLKKHWMLCIYAVVLMTGFNFLSHGTQDLYPTYLTATKGFSSHSATVATIIGNCGAIAGGVFGGWLSQHIGRRLTMIIHVFVIAAFIPLWILPSTFGPLSAGAFFLQFGVQGAWGVIPIHLAEMSPPAFRATFPGLAYQLGNMASSASAQIEATGGEHLRTTIVQKGKSVNVPDYASVQGIFIGAVAAFVILMILIGPEHLGSHFEKHKTAFEEGQESEINDNDPHVATLKRDNSQRSSEVDEKKSEEQV; this is translated from the exons ATGCTTTCTGATCGTTATGGAAGAAAATGGCCGCTCGTATTCAACCTTATACTTGTTTCCGTACTGGAACTAGGCGCAGGATTCACACAAACATTCCATCAGTTCCTGGCAGTTCGCTCTCTGTTTGGAATTGGAATGGGTGGTGTGTGGGGACTTGCAACAGCCACTGCCTTGGAGAATCTTCCCGTTGAAGCTCGTGGAATTGCAAGCGGAATTTTGCAAGAAGGATATGCCATTGGGTATCTCATTGCGGCTGTAATAAATTTGTGGCTGGTCCCAGAGGTCAGCGCTGGATGGCGCAGCCTTTTCTGGACCGCGTCCGGGATTTCTCTGTTTGCTGCCTTCGTTCGAGTACTTCTTCCCGAAAGCGAGGTTTTCTTACGAGCCAAGAACTCTGATGGAAATAAGGAGAAGACAGCTGCAGCAAAGACAAAGATCTTTATCCGAGAGACAAACACGATGCTAAAGAAACATTGGATGCTTTGCATATACGCTGTGGTGCTCATGACTG GATTCAATTTTCTGTCTCACGGAACGCAG GACCTTTACCCGACTTATCTAACCGCTACAAAAGGCTTTTCCTCTCATAGCGCTACAGTTGCGACCATCATCGGAAACTGT GGTGCAATTGC CGGGGGAGTATTTGGAGGGTGGCTGAGTCAACACATAGGCAGGAGATTGACTATGAT TATACATGTCTTTGTGATTGCAG CATTTATTCCCCTGTGGATTCTTCCGTCCACTTTTGGACCTTTGTCCGCGGGGGCATTCTTCCTTCAGTTTGGAGTTCAAGGAGCCTGGGGTGTG ATTCCTATCCATTTGGCAGAGATGTCTCCACCTGCGTTCCGTGCAACTTTTCCAGGGCTTGCTTACCAGCTTGGAAAC ATGGCCTCGTCGGCTTCTGCCCAGATTGAAGCTA CCGGCGGCGAACATCTTCGAACAACAATTGTACAGAAAggaaaatctgtcaatgttccAGATTATGCATCT GTTCAGGGAATTTTTATAGGAGCCGTGGCTGCATTTGTCATTCTTATGATTTTAATAGGGCCGGA ACATCTTGGCTCTCATTTCGAGAAACACAAAACGGCTTTCGAGGAAGGACAAGAGTCGGAGATCAATGACAACGATCCCCATGTTGCTACACTGAAGAGGGACAACAGTCAAAGAAGCTCAGAGGTCGATGAGAAAAAAAGTGAAGAGCAGGTTTAA
- a CDS encoding Vacuolar protein sorting-associated protein 4, giving the protein MELLVLMGNPAFYNRSSDKQMAVIGATNAPWLISRPILRRFLNRRYCPLPSVDARKRILEIGLGDKVPSDLSPVDYDTLALMTNGHTGATISRLIKQALAQASERHASSIHFKTTNVSAEDSDLVECMPCFPDNSGVSGVSGPQIRQLDAVVLPPVTLTDFLIVLNDADVGEKIPEFDTEKYEQWKV; this is encoded by the exons ATGGAACTTCTTGTGTTGATGGGAAACCCTGCATTTTATAACAGATCCTCCGATAAGCAGATGGCAGTGATAGGAGCTACTAATGCTCCATGGCTCATTTCAAGACCAATTCTTCGTCG TTTTTTGAACAGGAGATATTGTCCGCTACCGAGCGTTGACGCTCGAAAAAGAATATTGGAGATTGGTCTTGGAGACAAGGTGCCTTCAGATCTGTCCCCAGTGGATTATGACACACTTGCCCTAATGACCAACGGACATACGGGTGCCACGATTTCACGTTTGATTAAACAAGCGCTTGCTCAGgcttccgaaaggcatgcATCCTCGATTCATTTCAAAACAACCAACGTCTCCGCAGAAGACAGCGACTTAGTGGAATGCATGCCGTGCTTTCCCGACAATTCTGGGGTTTCGGGAGTATCTGGTCCACAGATTCGACAACTTGACGCCGTCGTTCTCCCTCCTGTCACACTCACAGATTTCTTGATTGTTTTGAACGATGCTGATGTGGGTGAAAAGATTCCCGAGTTTGACACAGAGAAATACGAACAATGGAAGGTATAG
- a CDS encoding putative endo-beta-1,4-glucanase D: protein MRYALTTAAFIASAAAHATFQQLWINNVDAGSSCVRLPNSNSPITSVTGSDIACNVAGSSRGVCPVNAGDQLTVEMHQQPGDRSCNSEAIGGDHFGPVQVYMAAVSDATTAVGSSQNWFKVAGLGMVSRSPNYFGTQVLNDNCGHFTFTVPRDIAPGNYLVRAEVIALHVASQPGGAQFYVSCYQINVSGSGSAKPPTVKFPGAYSANDPGILVNIHQSLSTYIVPGPTPYGTTIPPVASTPYPTTATWNTANQPKTVPTVVPGSPATTVSTGQGGPTSVSTSFTTPTVTPTSTPGGSPLWGQCGGVNRMDWRHFLCTGNVQSTQRLLSSVRKLGRIRSAYLCH, encoded by the exons ATGCGCTACGCCTTAACAACTGCTGCTTTTATTGCAAGTGCAGCTGCGCATGCCACATTCCAGCAGCTGTGGATCAACAACGTTGACGCTGGTTCCTCATGTGTCCGCCTtcccaacagcaacagccccATCACGAGTGTTACTGGTAGC GACATCGCTTGCAATGTAGCTGGATCAAGCAGAGGCGTATGCCCGGTCAACG CTGGTGATCAATTGACTGTCGAAATGCACCAACAACCCGGAGATCGTTCGTGCAACAGCGAAGCTATTGGTGGAGACCATTTCGGACCCGTACAA GTGTATATGGCCGCTGTTTCTGACGCGACTACTGCCGTCGGCTCGAGTCAGAACTGGTTCAAGGTTGCAGGCCTTGGAATGGTGTCAAGAAGCCCTAATTACTTTGGAACACAAGTCCTCAAT GACAACTGCGGTCATTTCACTTTCACTGTTCCCAGAGACATCGCCCCTGGAAATTATCTCGTCCGCGCCGAAGTCATTG CGCTTCATGTTGCCAGCCAGCCCGGAGGTGCACAATTCTACGTATCGTGCTACCAAATCAACGTCTCAGGTTCAGGATCTGCTAAGCCTCCTACTGTCAAATTCCCCGGTGCATATAGTGCGAACGACCCTGGCATCCTGGTGAACATCCACCAAAGTCTCAGCACCTATATTG TGCCTGGCCCGACGCCTTATGGAACTACCATCCCTCCCGTTGCTTCTACTCCATATCCGACAACTGCAACTTGGAACACTGCGAACCAACCAAAGACCGTGCCGACTGTTGTTCCCGGAAGCCCTGCAACAACGGTATCCACCGGCCAGGGCGGTCCCACAAGTGTTTCAACAAGTTTCACGACGCCCACGGTCACCCCCACCTCAACACCTGGAGGGTCTCCTCTCTGGGGCCAGTGCGGAGGGGTGA ATCGGATGGAC TGGCGCCACTTCTTGTGCACAGGGAACGTGCAAAGTACTCAACG ACTACTATCATCAGTGCGTAAATTAGGCCGAATTAGATCAGCATATCTTTGCCACTAG
- a CDS encoding UDP-glycosyltransferase 74G1, giving the protein MAISNITEATHIVFTAFAAWGHVRPFCILAARLVQANENVVVTMILVPPFLKKAHAEISAEFRDTASESARSRLRVLAPFKSDTENPFDLMPLITENYGRVYQAVVDGKPVSCATTGKSFEAVPPPKLSVIDFFAHPLMLVTRSITGPSVPIVAWISGHMGTLIRFWGPERFGGGGDIAKKVQEEVARTGAPVHEVEERLYSFAKISIGKVVSIPGVPDMYDWEFFPQALAFDLPFAEVIKWGQAGMKEADSIFLTSTYSLEPITLDAARSWYKEWNKEVYVIGPLLPTGYGTMRQSDRGSSEVSEFLDKALVEHGEKSVTLISFGTVFWPKEQDYIEEVLEAFIEKKAPFIICYASMFASMSDNILQKIKDSDLGLISRWIPQQYILSHKATGWFITHGGQNSVMESLGCGIPLICWPFEADQPASAAVLSKNLQVAIELIEVRTGEKGFKPLLRLGHGPKGTREAVGEEIREVIDSCRGEKGALLRENALKVKEAFAKTWEEGGDAINEFRKFASAYNLQLL; this is encoded by the exons ATGGCTATATCAAACATCACTGAAGCAACACACATTGTCTTCACTGCGTTCGCTGCTTGGG GTCACGTCAGGCCATTCTGCATACTTGCAGCTCGCCTCGTTCAGGCAAACGAGAACGTTGTGGTGACCATGATACTTGTCCCACCTTTCTTGAAGAAGGCCCACGCAGAAATCTCTGCAGAGTTCCGCGATACCGCCAGTGAAAGTGCGCGCTCGCGACTCAG GGTATTAGCCCCTTTCAAATCTGATACAGAGAACCCATTTGACCTTATGCCTTTGATTACCGAAAACTACGGACGGGTTTACCAAGCTGTTGTAGACGGTAAACCTGTTTCTTGCGCTACAACAGGCAAATCATTCGAAGCAGTCCCGCCGCCAAAGCTCAGCGTCATTGAC TTCTTTGCTCACCCGCTGATGCTGGTGACACGATCCATCACCGGGCCCTCCGTTCCAATTGTTGCATGGATTTCCGGACATATGGGCACTCTTATAAGATTTTGGGGGCCAGAGAGGTTTGGCGGAGGTGGTGATATTGCCAAAAAGGTCCAAGAAGAGGTAGCCCGTACGGGCGCTCCAGTACACGAAGTAGAGGAAAGG CTTTATAGTTTTGCGAAAATATCGATAGGCAAGGTGGTCAGCATACCAGGAGTGCCTGACATGTATGACTGGGAGTTCTTCCCGCAAGCG CTTGCGTTCGATCTTCCATTTGCAGAGGTTATAAAATGGGGACAAGC AGGGATGAAGGAAGCCGATAGTATTTTCCTGACCTCCACGTACAGTCTTGAGCCGATTACGTTGGATGCAGCGAGGTCGTGGTACAAGGAGTGGAACAAAGAGGTTTATGTCATTGGTCCTCTCTTACCAACGGGATACGGGACCATGCGACAAAGCGACAGGGGATCATCCGAGGTCAGCGAGTTCCTCGACAAAGCACTAGTGGAGCATGGCGAAAAATCAGTGACCTTG ATATCCTTCGGCACCGTATTCTGGCCGAAAGAACAGGACTACATTGAAGAAGTCCTTGAAGCGTTCATTGAAAAGAAAGCTCCATTT ATCATTTGCTACGCGTCCATGTTTGCTTCAATGTCAGACAATATACTCCAGAAGATCAAAGACTCTGACCTCGGACTTATCTCGCGGTGGATCCCACAACAATATATCTTGAGCCACAAA GCTACCGGGTGGTTCATTACCCATGGTGGGCAGAACAGCGTCATGGAAAGCTTGGGATGCGGCATACCACT GATATGCTGGCCGTTTGAGGCTGATCAGCCAGCATCTGCCGCTGTATTGTCAAAGAACTTACAAGTGGCAATTGAGCTCATAGAAGTAAGAACTGGTGAAAAAGGCTTCAAACCTCTTCTAAGACTCGGACATGGCCCAAAGGGAACAAGGGAAGCAGTTGGTGAGGAAATAAGAGAGGTCATAGATTCATGTCGAGGTGAAAAGGGGGCGTTGCTCAGGGAAAATGCCCTTAAAGTAAAGGAAGCATTCGCCAAAACTTGGGAGGAAGGGGGGGACGCCATAAATGAGTTCCGAAAGTTTGCTTCTGCTTATAATCTTCAGCTTCTGTAG
- a CDS encoding hypothetical protein (Uncharacterized protein MJ0827) — translation MTISTISRTFTTARLVCRPVGSNLEKIRIPSRQLTRRGFLTVIQQGHEGWRLSLGRDPVKLTPGLNIKIPLYHTLTVLDIRESSVNIPNLPGYTADNVPVLCSGSLFYRINDSYKACFEVSEVEKNVQNIGTSAMRSVLGSFTYDQVIADRNELNRKLNVTIGNSISNWGVECTRFEVQSFQPANREVERQLELQMEAERNRRKQLLDTQAQINIAEGQKQRVILESEGHLEAKSNEADAKYKTVFREAEARQQQALMEASALSQQVENIARSLAPNSNPDEVTSEHRKLALATLVELKRLEQLRAIAESKSNSTYFFGDKAAGLGSPNDAFNIDYAQNVKAAVSDGGRASKNTSSNPITSGAIL, via the exons ATGACAATCTCAACTATCTCACGGACCTTTACGACCGCACGACTTGTATGCCGTCCAGTGGGTAGCAACTTGGAGAAAATACGGATACCGTCAAGGCAGCTAACAAGAAGGGGGTTCTTGACAGTTATTCAGCAAGGACACGAGGGCTGGCGTTTGAG CCTTGGTAGGGATCCAGTTAAGCTGACGCCAGGGTTGAACATTAAGATACCGTTATATCACACATTGACCGTGTTGGATATACGTGAATCGTCTGTCAACATCCCGAAT CTTCCTGGGTATACAGCCGACAAT GTTCCTGTATTGTGTTCCGGCTCCCTCTTCTATCGCATCAACGACAGTTATAAG GCTTGCTTTGAAGTCTCTGAGGTCGAGAAGAATGTACAAAACATCGGGACATCAGCCATGAGAAGTGTTCTAGGCTCATTTACATATGACCAAGTGATCGCGGACAGAAACGAGCTGAACAGGAAGCTCAATGTGACGATAGGCAACTCAATTTCG AACTGGGGCGTAGAATGCACCAGATTTGAAGTGCAGTCATTCCAACCCGCAAATCGCGAAGTAGAG CGACAACTCGAGTTACAAATGGAAGCAGAACGTAACCGTCGCAAACAGCTTCTAGATACTCAAGCCCAAATAAACATTGCAGAAGGGCAGAAACAACGGGTCATTTTGGAGAGTGAAGGACAC CTTGAAGCGAAATCGAATGAAGCGGATGCAAAGTACAAGACAGTTTTtagagaggcagaggcgag ACAACAGCAAGCCTTGATGGAAGCGTCAGCACTTTCTCAACAAGTCGAAAACATTGCTCGCTCGCTGGCGCCTAATTCCAACCCCGACGAGGTGACAAGCGAACACCGAAAACTGGCGCTCGCTACGCTCGTTGAACTCAAGCGGTTGGAACAACTGCGGGCCATCGCTGAAAGTAAAAGCAATTCAACATATTTTTTCGGAGACAAAGCTGCTGGACTTGGGAGCCCAAACGATGCCTTCAACATTGATTATGCCCAAAACGTAAAGGCTGCGGTATCAGATGGTGGAAGGGCCTCGAAGAATACCTCTAGCAATCCGATTACAAGTGGGGCCATCCTTTAG
- a CDS encoding UDP-glycosyltransferase 84A1 codes for MASPTDFSSSHILFSAAPAWGHVRPFCVLAARLVKENNTVVTTLLLSPNLLKNAKAEIDSEFRGQETQSSRQRVRVLSAYASDAEDPFSLIAPLIQTYPAVYQSLVESKSVSCSVTGTVFNPVSPPNAVVLDFFCHPQMLATRAITGNSVPIISWFTGHVATGIRFWGPKTLGGYGDIEKQVDEEAARTGRSPKEISDELYNFPKRANGEIVRVPGVPEMYDWEYFPQNLPFEMPFGEFMKIAVNGLREADACFVTSSYLFEADSINALKTYFSELKQDVFVIGPLLPSGYGIVSESARGSRETQEFLDKTQLRFGERSVTLISFGTVFWPTVQGYIEEVIEAFIEKNAPFILCYASPFANISENLKQRIARCGLGLISKWLPQQYILNHPATGWFMTHGGHNSVLESLGSGIPMICWPFEADQPAGAAHMSINLKVAFELIEVRTGPNGMKPLLRSGHKASGTREAVGVEIRRVIDLCRGDQGKELRQNAMELKTELSKSWDENGISKKEMKRFAETYNLHLF; via the exons ATGGCCTCGCCTACAgacttctcttcttctcataTCTTATTCTCTGCAGCTCCAGCATGGG GTCATGTCAGGCCATTTTGCGTTCTCGCTGCGCGTCTTGTTAAAGAGAATAACACTGTGGTTACAACTTTGCTACTCTCCCCGAATTTGTTAAAGAACGCGAAAGCAGAGATTGATTCCGAGTTTCGGGGGCAAGAGACTCAAAGTAGCCGCCAACGCGTCAG AGTGCTCTCAGCTTATGCGTCGGATGCCGAGGACCCATTCAGTCTCATTGCTCCTCTCATACAAACATATCCGGCAGTCTATCAATCCCTCGTTGAGAGCAAGTCTGTATCCTGCTCTGTCACAGGAACAGTGTTTAATCCGGTATCTCCTCCTAATGCGGTCGTACTTGAT TTTTTTTGCCATCCACAAATGCTGGCGACGCGAGCTATCACTGGGAATTCTGTCCCGATAATCTCATGGTTTACCGGCCACGTAGCGACAGGAATTCGATTCTGGGGTCCGAAGACTCTTGGAGGATATGGCGATATTGAGAAGCAGGTGGACGAAGAGGCAGCTCGTACAGGAAGGTCACCCAAAGAAATATCCGACGAA CTTTATAACTTCCCCAAACGAGCAAACGGAGAGATCGTTAGAGTACCAGGTGTACCTGAGATGTACGACTGGGAATATTTCCCTCAGAAT CTTCCGTTCGAGATGCCATTCGGAGAATTTATGAAAATCGCGGTCAA CGGACTTAGGGAAGCTGATGCATGCTTTGTGACATCTTCATACCTATTTGAAGCCGACTCAATCAACGCGCTGAAGACTTATTTTTCGGAACTTAAGCAAGATGTATTCGTTATTGGGCCTTTACTACCCTCTGGGTATGGAATAGTATCCGAAAGTGCTCGAGGATCTAGAGAAACGCAGGAATTCCTTGATAAAACACAGCTGCGGTTCGGTGAACGATCTGTAACTCTT ATTTCATTTGGAACCGTCTTCTGGCCCACCGTACAAGGTTACATCGAGGAGGTCATTGAAGCATTTATCGAAAAAAATGCACCCTTT ATTCTATGCTATGCTTCACCCTTTGCTAACATATCAGAGAATTTGAAACAAAGGATAGCTCGGTGCGGTCTAGGCTTGATTTCGAAATGGTTGCCCCAGCAATACATACTAAATCATCCG GCGACTGGATGGTTTATGACCCACGGCGGACACAACAGTGTCTTGGAAAGCTTAGGGAGTGGCATCCCCAT GATTTGTTGGCCTTTTGAAGCCGACCAGCCAGCCGGAGCTGCCCATATGTCCATCAATCTCAAGGTCGCCTTCGAGTTGATTGAAGTTAGGACAGGTCCCAATGGTATGAAACCCCTATTGAGATCAGGCCACAAAGCCAGTGGAACTCGGGAAGCTGTCGGTGTGGAGATCAGACGGGTTATAGATTTGTGCCGTGGGGATCAAGGGAAGGAGCTACGACAAAACGCTATGGAACTAAAGACAGAACTATCGAAGTCATGGGACGAAAATGGAATcagcaaaaaagaaatgaaaaggTTCGCGGAGACGTATAACCTACATTTATTCTAG
- a CDS encoding putative calcium-binding protein (putative calcium-binding protein C800.10c), with amino-acid sequence MALASRLLEMNTGSWNPSEYLGVETAIGLFKQSGLSFKQIRDIWSIADKDGTGKLTKPELAVVIRLAGWVQAGEILDEKLLKTEGPLPKIKGISDAKAPSIEQTLPPVTSADVAEFKEAFFSRSPVDGLLPKRSVMSLYMASDPDLSFELLYRVMKLIDTKTGFYDFKSFAVGLHTVRSLNKALISSVPSSISSEDLESMEQIFETWDREGVSDHTEEGFDLSPQADSDIRNFIEDIQSCRHISGKMALDFRLKYNVHPTELSQLWHQSNVESGPELSTARMACFEKLLRKRVAKQIPTPESPALSRRDSSRFPCPVDQSVTVETIQRPSDSSSSSVNRAANIDPIPTSPDQASQNPPSYAFFTTPHENIIQTFKDDIGQLASHFETIATDRKWAHAELQKNFDALGRENLHLKQQQKVLEYRLASKDESGRKAEKVINSIKLDLLEQQVLSKEHEEEAINAHNEAGRLWNIIETQSRQITTLLELVADMKTTITELNVKPDSSDLRLRFLRATARESEAAATKAVEEAVALREIIKARDEEIVKLRRSLNVNHTQQAPADSPTAIQLLREDQEDLKLQVENMQRLLEHIMTTRPSPGTVEDEETLVQPSAPLNSVVKPESSCVKLSEASSQHSKILSKEHDYEMPSVPPSISPKSPTSSRYSTRPSSLACMSASNVSPFQLFRKISAASSLVRSCSGTTTPISVKVDNMPQDISQLENDLFLFRLHIQRKGYIGIEMVERFISNYDIDVHSLDEIGRFVGLDASVKRINQAVDLIRQAVIGARDPNLSVTPLPTTPKRPASPVQAMPETMLSNAARRNQQNSSTTSQPSHAQFYNPPDPSSSFSRRNISIPKSITSSGIASITSILSTVNSSVQSTRAVCNSS; translated from the exons ATGGCTCTCGCCAGTAGACTGTTGGAAATGAACACGGGCAGTTGGAATCCTTCAGAATATTTGGGCGTAGAAACGGCAATTGGTCTCTTCAAGCAGAGTGGTCTATCTTTCAAACAAATTCGGGACATATGGTCAATTGCAGACAAAGATGGAACTGGGAAATTGACAAAACCAGAGCTCGCAGTCGTCATCCGATTAGCAGGGTGGGTTCAGGCAGGAGAGATATTGGATGAGAAGCTATTGAAAACGG AGGGCCCTCTACCTAAAATCAAAGGCATTTCAGATGCTAAAGCACCATCCATTGAGCAAACGTTGCCTCCTGTAACCTCCGCCGACGTGGCTGAGTTCAAGGAAGCCTTTTTTTCCAGAAGTCCTGTTGATGGGCTTCTTCCTA AGCGTAGCGTAATGTCACTCTATATGGCTTCGGATCCTGACCTTTCGTTCGAGTTACTGTATCGAGTCAT GAAACTCATCGACACCAAAACTGGGTTTTATGACTTCAAAAGTTTTGCTGTCGGTTTGCATACTGTGCGAAGCCTCAACAAGGCCTTGATATCTTCGGTACCCTCGTCAATATCCTCGGAGGATTTGGAAAGCATGGAACAGATTTTCGAGACTTGGGACAGAGAAGGGGTCTCTGACCATACTGAAGAGGGTTTCGACCTTTCACCTCAAGCCGACTCGGATATACGTAATTTTATTGAAGACATCCAATCTTGCCGACATATCAGCGGAAAAATGGCCCTTGACTTCAGATTGAAGTACAATGTACATCCTACTGAACTGTCACAACTATG GCACCAATCCAATGTCGAATCTGGACCAGAACTCTCTACCGCTAGGATGGCATGCTTCGAAAAACTCCTTCGAAAGCGGGTAGCCAAACAAATTCCGACACCTGAATCACCTGCTCTCTCAAGACGAGACTCTTCTCGGTTTCCTTGTCCTGTCGACCAGTCTGTTACCGTGGAAACTATTCAAAGACCTTCTGATTCCAGCAGCAGTTCAGTAAATAGAGCTGCGAATATAGACCCCATTCCCACGTCTCCTGATCAAGCATCGCAAAACCCTCCATCGTACGCTTTTTTTACTACCCCACACGAGAATATTATCCAAACATTTAAAGACGACATTGGGCAACTCGCATCCCACTTTGAGACAATTGCAACCGACCGGAAGTGGGCGCATGCAGAACTTCAGAAGAACTTTGACGCCCTTGGACGCGAAAATCTACACctgaagcagcagcagaaagTGTTGGAATATCGATTAGCGTCAAAGGATGAAAGTGGTCGGAAAGCAGAAAAGGTCATCAACTCGATCAAGCTGGATCTTCTCGAACAGCAGGTGCTATCCAAGGAACACGAAGAAGAGGCGATCAATGCTCACAACGAAGCGGGGAGATTGTGGAATATTATTGAGACTCAGAGCAGGCAGATCACAACCCTATTGGAACTCGTTGCCGACATGAAAACCACAATAACTGAGCTCAACGTCAAGCCTGATTCATCCGACCTCCGTCTTCGCTTTCTCAGGGCCACAGCTCGTGAGTCAGAAGCAGCAGCCACCAAGGCCGTTGAAGAAGCGGTGGCCTTACGTGAAATCATTAAGGCTCGTGATGAAGAGATCGTCAAACTCCGGAGAAGCTTGAACGTCAACCATACTCAGCAAGCGCCTGCTGATTCACCCACCGCTATACAATTGCTGCGTGAGGATCAAGAAGATCTCAAACTACAAGTGGAAAATATGCAGCGTCTTCTGGAACACATCATGACGACAAGACCCTCTCCTGGCACagttgaagatgaagaaacgCTTGTGCAGCCATCGGCGCCTTTGAACAGTGTTGTCAAACCGGAATCTTCTTGCGTGAAGCTTTCTGAAGCTTCATCCCAACATTCCAAAATCCTATCGAAAGAGCACGACTATGAGATGCcttcagttccaccctcgATCTCTCCTAAAAGCCCAACTTCATCGAGATACTCCACTCGTCCTAGTAGTCTGGCCTGCATGAGTGCATCGAATGTATCACCTTTCCAATTATTCCGAAAGATCTCAGCTGCTTCCAGTTTAGTACGCTCATGTAGTGGCACGACAACACCCATATCAGTCAAAGTCGACAATATGCCGCAGGATATATCTCAACTGGAAAATGATTTATTCCTCTTTAGGCTGCATATTCAACGCAAAGGATACATTGGCATTGAAATGGTCGAGCGGTTTATATCTAATTACGATATAGACGTACATTCTTTGGATGAGATTGG GAGATTTGTAGGTTTAGATGCCAGTGTTAAACGAATCAATCAAGCAGTGGACTTGATTAGACAGGCCGTGATAGGGGCGCGAGACCCTAATTTGAGTGTTACGCCGCTACCTACTACTCCAAAACGACCAGCTTCTCCTGTACAAGCTATGCCTGAAACCATGTTATCGAATGCTGCTCGGCGCAACCAGCAGAATTCCTCTACCACGAGCCAACCGTCGCACGCTCAATTCTACAACCCACCGGACCCATCATCCTCATTCAGCCGCCGCAATATATCAATTCCTAAGAGTATTACTTCGTCAGGCATCGCTAGCATTACTAGTATACTGTCGACGGTCAACTCGAGTGTTCAATCAACCCGGGCAGTATGCAATTCCTCATAA